The Paenibacillus yonginensis genome segment GCTCCTTACAGTCTCCGTTACACGTCCTTGCTTTATAATGTGAAAGTCTTTGAGGCTGCCGGCGTGGCTGTTCCCACCACATTCGACGAATTTCTGGATGCTTGTGAGAAGATCAAGGCCAGCGGCGTCACCCCCATCGGCTTGAAAAATGATTCTTGGGCCAGCTTCATTTGGTTCCAGCAGTTGATTGCGGCCTATGATCCTCAGCTTTATTCAGATCTCTGTGATGGCACCAAACCCTATACAGACGATGCTGTGAAGAAAGTGATGGCGATCTGGAGAGAGATGTTTGATAAAGGTTATTTTGGAGAACCCATTGTCTACAGCGACCTCCATAAAGAGTTTGCTACAGGCGTCGTCGCCATGATGCTGGAGGACAGCCCTACCGTAACCGATTTACAGAGCGATTACGGCATGGAGCCCGGAACCGATATTGACGCCTTTGTCCTTCCCAGCATGAATGGCGGGAAGGGTACCATCTTCTTTGAAGCCTCACCTATTGTGGTCACTGAGGCTAGCGCTTCTAAGGAGCAGGCTCTTGCCGCTCTGCGCAGCTTCTACAAACCTGCCACCCAAACTGTGATGGTCAACGATCACGGCATTGCCAACATAAGTACGATATCCGTGGACAACCAGACCATTCGGCATATTTTGGACATGACCGGAGATTCTGCCCATTACCAGCTCATGCTCCGCTTTTATGAGAATACTCCCGAGGATTTACGCAATACCGCCCTTGATGAACTTTCTCGCTTTATGTACAGCGGCGCGGATATTGACGATGTGCTGAATGCCATTCAGGCCAAGGCGGACAAAGTCTTCGGCTAAATTCCGAATGACCGGCGGACAAGAGAGCAGTCTATCTGCTGCCCTCTTGTCTTACCGGCTCACAAAATACAAACGGCTTTACAGCCTAAGCGTAGGCTTCCGAAGCGAGTTTTGTCCGAAGCTTATTCAAGAAGTAACGCTCACAAAACTAAGCGCATGCTTCCGAAGTGAGTTTTGCTCGAAGCCCATTCTGGAAGTAACGCTCACAAAACTAAGCGCATGCTTCCGAAGTGAGTTTTGCTCGAAGCCCATTCTGGAAGTAACGCTCACAAAACTAAGCGCATGCTTCCGAAGTGAGTTTTGCTCGAAGCCCATTCTGGAAGTAACGCTCACAAAACTTTAGGGAGGGGGGTTCCTTTGAAAAAGATCAATTTCGCCTGGACTAATTATCTCTACCTGCTGCCCGCGGTTCTGCTGGTTGCCGTCTTCTTTATCACATCTATTGTGTACACCATTCGTCTCAGCTTTTATGAATACGACGGATTTTCAACCATGCGGTTTGTGGGATTGGAAAACTACCTTTATCTGTTCCGGGATGCAAATTTTAAAATATCATTAATGAACACCGTTATCTGGGTTGTGTTTTCCCTTTTATTCACGCTGGCGCTTCCGCTGCTGTTGGCCATTTTGATTACGAACAGCTCCTGGGTCGGCGGGTTTAAAAATATTTTCTACTATCCTACTGCCCTGTCTAGCACCATAGGAGGCATTATCATGGTGGCCATTCTCTCCAAATACGGCATTCCTCAGTTGTTCGGTTTGCTCGGCTTTGAGAGTTTGGTTCGGGATTGGCTGGCCATCCCTTATGTAAATACATTTATCATGATTTTGATGGGAACGTGGCAAGGCGTAGGCTTGAACACCATTCTATTCATCACCGGGCTGGCCACCATTCCCGATTCCCCTATTGAGGCTGCCAAGATTGAAGGTGCGCGGACGATTCAGCTTTATAACAAGGTGATTCTGCCGCTTCTCAAGCCTACCACGGTCGTTGTGCTGCTGATGTCTCTTGTGAATAGTTTTAAGGTGTTCGACTCGATCTGGGTCATGACCAAAGGCGGCCCCTACCGAACCTCCGAAACCTTGGCGCTAACGATGTACCAGGAGTCCTTTATACACGGCAAGTTCGGTGTGGGTGCGGCAGTAGCTGTGGTACTTACCGTTATCATCCTGATCGTCTCCTATTTCAATATCCGCAACACCTTCGGCGACACCGACCAGACTGCCTGAACGAAGCTCGAAAGGAGAGCCCTCAATATGAAACAAGCAAGCCATGGAAGAATAGTCGTAAACGCAGTTTTGATTATTCTATCTACTTTATGGATATTCCCGGCCGTTTTCGCCGTTTTCGGGACATTGAAGAAAAAGCAGGAATATAACCTGAGCAACTTCTGGGATCTGCCACATGGAATAAGCCTCGCCGAAAATCTAAAGGGAATCGCCGGCACCTTCGGCATAGTCAAGGGAATGCTCAACAGCCTCCTGTATGCTACTGTATCGGCCGGGGCAGCAGTGATCATTGCCACCTTGGCAGCCTATGCCATCTCCCATCTCAAGATCAAACGGCCCATGGTCTGGTTCCTATTTATCTATAGCGGGACCATATTCCCTTTCCAGATCTTCTTGATTCCGGTTTACAAAGGATTAACGGCTACGAACCTCTACGATACCCAATTGGGGATGATCTTGTTCTATACCGCAATCTGTGTGCCCTTCTGCATGTTTGTACTACGAAATTATTATCTTGGCATATCAAAGGAAATCTGCGAATCGGCAAAAATCGACGGCTGCAACAGTTTTCAAATTTTGGGGCACATTTTTGTTCCCATGTCTACTGCCCCGCTGGCTGTTGTGTTCCTTACCCAATTCAACTGGGTGTGGAACGAACTCATGTTTGGACTGACCTTCACGAAATCCCGGGAAATCCGTCCGGTAATGGCTGCGATTACCCTTATGGACAAAGCAAATGTGCCGGTTATTCTTCTGGCCTGCGTAGCAGCATCTATCCCTACCCTACTGCTGTTTTTCCTGCTCAACAAACACTTTGAAGCCGGGTATGCATACCAGAGCAAGTAACTATAAGGAACGGAGTTGATTGTATGAAGCTGTCGAAAAAATGGAAGGTGTTCCTCATTCACCACTCTCACACCGATATTGGCTACACCGAGCGCCAGGATAAAATTATCCATTATCATTACGATTTTATAAAGCAGGCCGTGGATATTCTGAGGGAGGTTGACCGAACCGGCAACGAGGATCGCAAAGGCTTTGTTTGGCAGTGTGAAAATCACTGGCAGGTCAAAAACTTTTATGATCATGCGCCTTCGGAATATATTACGGACTTTGAAAAATATGTACGAGAAGGACGGATCGGACTTTCAGGGAATTATTTGAATTTAACTGAGCTAGTCAGTCGAGATATCCTATACGATTGTACGATTCAAGCCAAGACCTATGGTGAGCAGATCGGTTATCCAGTCCGCAGCGGCATGAGCGCCGATATCAACGGGTTTGCCTGGGGATATGCCGATGTGCTGCGGGAGTGCGGCGTGGAGCGCCTGTTTTCCTGCCTCCATCCCCATCATGGAATGTTCCCCTTAAATAAAAAACAAACTCCTTTTTACTGGCAGGGTCCGTCCGGAAAGAAGGTGCTGGTATGGAACGGCGAGCATTACCACTTTGGCAACGAGCTTTGCTTTTCACCCCATGCGGCTTCCACCTATATGATTCACAATGAAGTGGGCAAGAAGCTTAGAGGGAATCAGATCATGACCACCAGCCCCGAGGATACGGAGCAAGTCGAGCAGGCTATCCTGGAGGAACGGCTGGAGCGCTACCTGCGGAATCTCGAGGAGGAGGGCTACCCTGGCGATTTTGTTCCCTTCATGATTTCAGGGGCGATTACCGACAATGCTCCGCCAAACGTAAAGATCGCCGATCGGGTTGCTTGGCTGAACCGGAAGTACGCCGACACACTGGAAGTTCACATGGCCACACTGGACCAGTTCTTTGATCATCTGGAAGCGGCATGGGAGAACATCCCGGTTTACCAGGGGGATTGGAACGATTGGTGGGCAGACGGAGTCGGCTCCACACCGGCGGTTGTCAAGGTGTTTCGGGACGGCCAGCGGAAGTACAACCTCTGCAAAAAGCTGGATCCAAACTCCACTCTTGGTGATGCCGGATTGATGCAGAAAGCGGCGGAAAATCTCATCCTCTATAGCGAGCACACCTGGGGCTACTCCTCCTCCGTATCGGAACCTTGGGAAACCTTGGTGGGGGAGCTGGAGCATAAGAAATCAGCATACGCCATTAATGGCAATACTGAGACAGCGGACAATCTGGACCGAATTTTAGCGAAAAAAGGTGAGGTGGCTATCCGGCAGGACCGGCCGCAGCACTTTCGGATCCTGAATCCACACGACATTCCGCTAAAGACTACCACTAAAATCTATATTGAGTTTTGGGAGTATGTGGATGGGTTGAACTATAGCCTAGAAGTTCCAATTGAAGTTTATGATTTGGCGACCGATGAAGTCATCAAGCACCAGGCAAAGAGAATCGCCCGGGCCTACGAGATTGAAATCCCGATCGACCTGGGGCCCAAAGAGGAACGCTGTGTCGGGATACGTACGACCGGCCGGTATTCTAATCAAACCTCCCAAAGCCATGCGCATATTGGCGCGGAG includes the following:
- a CDS encoding carbohydrate ABC transporter permease, whose protein sequence is MKQASHGRIVVNAVLIILSTLWIFPAVFAVFGTLKKKQEYNLSNFWDLPHGISLAENLKGIAGTFGIVKGMLNSLLYATVSAGAAVIIATLAAYAISHLKIKRPMVWFLFIYSGTIFPFQIFLIPVYKGLTATNLYDTQLGMILFYTAICVPFCMFVLRNYYLGISKEICESAKIDGCNSFQILGHIFVPMSTAPLAVVFLTQFNWVWNELMFGLTFTKSREIRPVMAAITLMDKANVPVILLACVAASIPTLLLFFLLNKHFEAGYAYQSK
- a CDS encoding carbohydrate ABC transporter permease; amino-acid sequence: MKKINFAWTNYLYLLPAVLLVAVFFITSIVYTIRLSFYEYDGFSTMRFVGLENYLYLFRDANFKISLMNTVIWVVFSLLFTLALPLLLAILITNSSWVGGFKNIFYYPTALSSTIGGIIMVAILSKYGIPQLFGLLGFESLVRDWLAIPYVNTFIMILMGTWQGVGLNTILFITGLATIPDSPIEAAKIEGARTIQLYNKVILPLLKPTTVVVLLMSLVNSFKVFDSIWVMTKGGPYRTSETLALTMYQESFIHGKFGVGAAVAVVLTVIILIVSYFNIRNTFGDTDQTA
- a CDS encoding ABC transporter substrate-binding protein: MTGILAACGGGNTAGNAENSAKTGNTPAQTSGKVEFWLDKLGDAEKAARLSDAWKKDSGIDVVFTNYPDVAAYQTSIQQTIDDPGAPGLFTWWSGPQLETLAKNGKLADLTAEWDNYIADGVSADVKEAFTVDGKVYAAPYSLRYTSLLYNVKVFEAAGVAVPTTFDEFLDACEKIKASGVTPIGLKNDSWASFIWFQQLIAAYDPQLYSDLCDGTKPYTDDAVKKVMAIWREMFDKGYFGEPIVYSDLHKEFATGVVAMMLEDSPTVTDLQSDYGMEPGTDIDAFVLPSMNGGKGTIFFEASPIVVTEASASKEQALAALRSFYKPATQTVMVNDHGIANISTISVDNQTIRHILDMTGDSAHYQLMLRFYENTPEDLRNTALDELSRFMYSGADIDDVLNAIQAKADKVFG